From Oncorhynchus nerka isolate Pitt River linkage group LG1, Oner_Uvic_2.0, whole genome shotgun sequence, the proteins below share one genomic window:
- the LOC115123256 gene encoding protein TFG-like isoform X1 yields the protein MNGQLDLSGKLIIKAQLGDDIRRIPIHNEDITYDELVLMMQRVFRGKLQSNDEVTIKYKDEDDDLITIFDSSDLSFAIQCSRILKLTLFVNGEPRPLESSQVKYLRRELIELRNKVNSLLDSLEPPSEPGLAASVPDRDLVDRHEGRAVAAAEAAMKQAPVPVSAASMSAFDPLKNQGEVSKNVISAFGLSEDQVPGPPGVLAEERSGTPDSIASSSSAAPQPGVPPQPQAPYAGVQQGPPAAMDGQMYQYQAPGGYPPQQPAPQQQYGMQYPAGYTPQPGAPQPGGPQPQQQQTFQNYPAPTSQAPAPGQTPAPGFQGGQQQAPPPQGAQQYPPGVFPPQNYTSQANQPANYSLPPGSQPQPGQGYQPRPGYTPPPGSNVTPPPGVSNPYARNRPPFGSGYAQPGPGYR from the exons ATGAACGGACAGCTCGACCTGAGCGGCAAACTGATCATCAAGGCCCAGCTGGGCGATGACATCAGACGCATACCCATCCACAACGAGGACATCACCTATGACGAGCTGGTGCTGATGATGCAGCGCGTCTTCAGGGGCAAGCTGCAGAGCAACGATGAGGTCACCATCAAATACAAGGACGAAG ATGATGACCTCATTACTATTTTCGACAGCTCGGATCTCTCCTTTGCCATCCAGTGCAGTAGGATACTGAAACTCACTCTGTTTG TGAATGGTGAGCCGAGGCCTCTGGAGTCCAGTCAGGTGAAGTATCTGCGCAGGGAGCTCATTGAGCTCAGGAACAAAGTCAACAGTCTTCTGGACAGCCTCGAGCCCCCCTCAGAACCTGGCCTGGCTGCATCGGTACCAGACCGGG acttgGTGGATAGACATGAGGGGAGGGCGGTGGCAGCAGCAGAGGCAGCAATGAAGCAGGCCCCGGTCCCAGTCAGCGCGGCCAGCATGTCGGCCTTCGACCCCCTGAAGAACCAGGGCGAGGTCAGCAAGAACGTCATCTCCGCCTTCGGCCTGAGTGAGGACCAGGTCCCAG GCCCCCCAGGTGTCTTGGCTGAGGAGCGGTCAGGTACTCCAGACAGCATTGCCTCATCCTCGTCTGCCGCCCCCCAGCCCGGGGTACCCCCCCAGCCACAGGCCCCCTATGCAGGGGTACAGCAGGGACCTCCAGCAGCCATGGACG GTCAGATGTACCAGTACCAGGCCCCAGGTGGATACCCACCCCAGCAGCCAGCACCACAGCAGCAGTATGGCATGCAGTACCCTG cAGGATACACCCCCCAGCCCGGGGCCCCGCAACCTGGCGGCCCTCAGCCCCAACAGCAGCAAACTTTCCAGAactaccctgcccccacctccCAGGCCCCCGCGCCTGGCCAGACCCCAGCCCCCGGCTTCCAGGGAGGCCAACAGCAGGCTCCTCCACCTCAGGGTGCACAGCAGTACCCCCCAGGGGTCTTCCCTCCCCAAAACTACACCTCCCAGGCCAACCAGCCTGCCAACTACAGCCTGCCCCCAGGCTCCCAGCCCCAGCCTGGCCAGGGTTACCAGCCCCGTCCCGGCTACACCCCTCCCCCCGGTAGCAACGTCACCCCCCCTCCCGGGGTGTCAAACCCCTACGCCCGCAACCGGCCCCCCTTCGGCTCGGGTTACGCCCAGCCTGGTCCCGGGTACCGGTAA
- the LOC115123256 gene encoding protein TFG-like isoform X2 — MNGQLDLSGKLIIKAQLGDDIRRIPIHNEDITYDELVLMMQRVFRGKLQSNDEVTIKYKDEDDDLITIFDSSDLSFAIQCSRILKLTLFVNGEPRPLESSQVKYLRRELIELRNKVNSLLDSLEPPSEPGLAASVPDRDLVDRHEGRAVAAAEAAMKQAPVPVSAASMSAFDPLKNQGEVSKNVISAFGLSEDQVPGPPGVLAEERSGTPDSIASSSSAAPQPGVPPQPQAPYAGVQQGPPAAMDGQMYQYQAPGGYPPQQPAPQQQYGMQYPGYTPQPGAPQPGGPQPQQQQTFQNYPAPTSQAPAPGQTPAPGFQGGQQQAPPPQGAQQYPPGVFPPQNYTSQANQPANYSLPPGSQPQPGQGYQPRPGYTPPPGSNVTPPPGVSNPYARNRPPFGSGYAQPGPGYR, encoded by the exons ATGAACGGACAGCTCGACCTGAGCGGCAAACTGATCATCAAGGCCCAGCTGGGCGATGACATCAGACGCATACCCATCCACAACGAGGACATCACCTATGACGAGCTGGTGCTGATGATGCAGCGCGTCTTCAGGGGCAAGCTGCAGAGCAACGATGAGGTCACCATCAAATACAAGGACGAAG ATGATGACCTCATTACTATTTTCGACAGCTCGGATCTCTCCTTTGCCATCCAGTGCAGTAGGATACTGAAACTCACTCTGTTTG TGAATGGTGAGCCGAGGCCTCTGGAGTCCAGTCAGGTGAAGTATCTGCGCAGGGAGCTCATTGAGCTCAGGAACAAAGTCAACAGTCTTCTGGACAGCCTCGAGCCCCCCTCAGAACCTGGCCTGGCTGCATCGGTACCAGACCGGG acttgGTGGATAGACATGAGGGGAGGGCGGTGGCAGCAGCAGAGGCAGCAATGAAGCAGGCCCCGGTCCCAGTCAGCGCGGCCAGCATGTCGGCCTTCGACCCCCTGAAGAACCAGGGCGAGGTCAGCAAGAACGTCATCTCCGCCTTCGGCCTGAGTGAGGACCAGGTCCCAG GCCCCCCAGGTGTCTTGGCTGAGGAGCGGTCAGGTACTCCAGACAGCATTGCCTCATCCTCGTCTGCCGCCCCCCAGCCCGGGGTACCCCCCCAGCCACAGGCCCCCTATGCAGGGGTACAGCAGGGACCTCCAGCAGCCATGGACG GTCAGATGTACCAGTACCAGGCCCCAGGTGGATACCCACCCCAGCAGCCAGCACCACAGCAGCAGTATGGCATGCAGTACCCTG GATACACCCCCCAGCCCGGGGCCCCGCAACCTGGCGGCCCTCAGCCCCAACAGCAGCAAACTTTCCAGAactaccctgcccccacctccCAGGCCCCCGCGCCTGGCCAGACCCCAGCCCCCGGCTTCCAGGGAGGCCAACAGCAGGCTCCTCCACCTCAGGGTGCACAGCAGTACCCCCCAGGGGTCTTCCCTCCCCAAAACTACACCTCCCAGGCCAACCAGCCTGCCAACTACAGCCTGCCCCCAGGCTCCCAGCCCCAGCCTGGCCAGGGTTACCAGCCCCGTCCCGGCTACACCCCTCCCCCCGGTAGCAACGTCACCCCCCCTCCCGGGGTGTCAAACCCCTACGCCCGCAACCGGCCCCCCTTCGGCTCGGGTTACGCCCAGCCTGGTCCCGGGTACCGGTAA